The window ACAACGCCCAGGACGCCCTGCTGCGCCTGGAGACCCTGGTCGGGCTGACCGGGCGCCAGGTCGCGGAGAAAACCCTGCGCCAGATGATCTGCGCGGCACTGGACGTGGTCATCCAGTTGACCCGCCTGCCCGATGGCCGGCGCGCTGTCAGCGAAGTGGTGGAAGTGGTGGGGGTACGTGACGATATCTATGTCACCAATACCCTGTTCCGCCTGGATCGTCGCAACGGTTTCAGCTTCCAGCGCGATGCGGTCAACCCGGCGGGTGACAAGTTGCGGCGCGAGTCGCACCTGACCTTCGACGATTGAGGAGGCCTGACCATGCTCGTGCCGTTGCTGCTTGGTCTCATCTGTCTGCTGTTGCTCGGTTTGTCGCTACGGCTGTTCCAGTTGGGGATGCGCAAGACAGGCAACGAACGGGTGCTCAGCCGTCTGACCGAGGGACAGCCGGTGCTGGTCGCGGCCACGGGTGTCGCCAGTCCCATGAGAAACTACCTAGATCATCTGTTCCTGCGTGCCGGGCTCGACCGTCCGGGTGAACGATTGATCCTGTGGCTGGTGGTCTGGGCGTTGCTGGTGTTCCTGGGTGGGCTGCTGGCGGGGCTGTTCGGGCTGCTGGTGATGTTGCTGCTGCCGCCGCTTGGCCTGCGCCTGTTCGTGGGCTGGCGTTATCGGCGACGGGTGCGGCGGATGGTCGAGCAGTTGCCGCAACTGCTCGACCATGCGGTACGCAGCCTGAAGTCCGGCCGGACCCTGGCCGATGCGATCCTCGGCGGGATCGAGGCGTCGGCCGACCCCTTGCGCGAGGCCATGACACGTATACGGCGTAACGTCGAGCTGGGAGTCAGCCTGCCGGAAGCCGCCAGTGATTTTGCCGAGTTCTACGAACGGGAAGAGTTTCGCTTCCTGGCCCTGGGCCTGAAGGTCAACCATCGTTATGGCGGCAATGCCAGTGAGCTGCTGGAAAACCTGATGAAGCTGATTCGCGAACGCGAGCAGGCGGCACGGCAACTGCGGGCGATGACCGGCGAGACCCGCATGACAGCGGTGGTCCTGGCGCTCCTGCCCATTGGCGTGGCGAGCTATTTCATGGTGACCAACCCCGGCTACCTGCTGGGCATGTGGCACGACCCGAGCGGCCAGCAGATGCTGCTGCTTTCCTTTGGCCTGCAGGTGCTGGGGTGCCTGGCGCTGTGGCGCATGTTGCGGAGCGTATGAGATGGCCCTGTTGATGAGCGTTCTGCTGTTTCTCGCTGCCCTGGTGCTGATCGTCGGAAACCTGTTGCAGGCCCGCCAGCGTGAAAGGGCGGTGGCGCAGCGCCTGCAGGGGCACATGGTACGTGAACGACTCAAGCTGAGCGACTGGTTGCGAGTCCTGGGGGACACACGTTTCGGCCAGCGCTCGGTCAGCCTCGACAACGAGACCCAGGTGCTGCTCAACCGTATCGGCTGGCGCAAGGCGAGCCAGCGCTCGCTGTTTGCCGCCTGCCAGATCGGTGCGCCGGTGGTGCTGCTGGTGGTGGTCCTGCTGGTGCAGGGCGTATTTTTCTCCGAGCTGGAGTCGCCCTGGATTGCTCCGTTCCTGGGGCTGTCCGCTGGCTATCTGCTGCCCAAGCGGTTGCTGGTCCTGGCGGCCGGGCGACGCCAGAAGCAGGTGGTGGTCGAGGTGTCGACTTTCATCCCGTTGCTGCGCATTCTTTTCGAGTCGGGGATGGCTGTGGAGCAGGCGTTGCGGGTGATGGCCAATGAGTCACGGCAGTTGTTGCCGGTGTTGAGCGGCGAGCTGCAACTGGTGCTGGCCCGGGTCGATTCCGGCCTGGAACTGAGCGAGGAGTTGGGCAAGATGGCCCGCTTCCTGGCGGTCGATGAATTCGATGATACCTGCGTCATCCTCCAGCAACTGCTCCAGCAGGGCGGCGGCGCGATGAAGTCGCTGCTGTCGCTCAAGCAGCTGCTCGATGACCGGCGCCTGACCCGCCTGCAGGAGTACATCTCGAAGATGTCGGCGAAGATGTCGGTGGTGATGATGGTGTTTCTGTTTCCGGCTTTGCTGATCGTGCTCGCCGGGCCCGGTTTTACGGCCTTGGGCAAGGCCTTCGGTACCTCCTAGCGGGCTGCCGCATCCCGCTGTCGTGGCCCCTTGGGCGACAGCGCCAGGGCCAGTTGCGTGCGGTTGTGCATGTGGGTCAGGCGCAGCACCTGCGACACGTAGAGCTTCACGGTGTTTTCGGTGATGCCCAGTTCGCAGGCGATCTGGTAGTTGGTCTGCCCCTTGCCCACCAGCCGCGCCACATCGATCTGCCGCGGCGACAGTCGGCTGAAGAGCATCGAGCTGTCCCGTTCCTGCGATTCGCCTGAAAT of the Pseudomonas vanderleydeniana genome contains:
- a CDS encoding type II secretion system F family protein translates to MLVPLLLGLICLLLLGLSLRLFQLGMRKTGNERVLSRLTEGQPVLVAATGVASPMRNYLDHLFLRAGLDRPGERLILWLVVWALLVFLGGLLAGLFGLLVMLLLPPLGLRLFVGWRYRRRVRRMVEQLPQLLDHAVRSLKSGRTLADAILGGIEASADPLREAMTRIRRNVELGVSLPEAASDFAEFYEREEFRFLALGLKVNHRYGGNASELLENLMKLIREREQAARQLRAMTGETRMTAVVLALLPIGVASYFMVTNPGYLLGMWHDPSGQQMLLLSFGLQVLGCLALWRMLRSV
- a CDS encoding type II secretion system F family protein; this encodes MALLMSVLLFLAALVLIVGNLLQARQRERAVAQRLQGHMVRERLKLSDWLRVLGDTRFGQRSVSLDNETQVLLNRIGWRKASQRSLFAACQIGAPVVLLVVVLLVQGVFFSELESPWIAPFLGLSAGYLLPKRLLVLAAGRRQKQVVVEVSTFIPLLRILFESGMAVEQALRVMANESRQLLPVLSGELQLVLARVDSGLELSEELGKMARFLAVDEFDDTCVILQQLLQQGGGAMKSLLSLKQLLDDRRLTRLQEYISKMSAKMSVVMMVFLFPALLIVLAGPGFTALGKAFGTS